The following are encoded together in the Parabacteroides chongii genome:
- the rfbC gene encoding dTDP-4-dehydrorhamnose 3,5-epimerase has product MNYIETEIPGMWIIEPKVFNDARGYFMEAWKKDEFEQHIGKVNFIQDNESCSSKGVLRGLHYQLAPYSQSKLVRVITGRVLDVAVDIRVGSPTFGKYVAVELSAENKRQFFIPQGFAHGFHVLSDEAVFTYKVDNPYMPSHERGLRFDDPSIGIDWKITDAEALTLSEKDTKSPLLSEAEINYTYK; this is encoded by the coding sequence ATGAATTATATTGAGACAGAAATTCCAGGTATGTGGATTATTGAACCTAAGGTTTTTAATGATGCACGGGGGTATTTTATGGAAGCCTGGAAGAAGGACGAGTTCGAACAACATATCGGTAAGGTAAATTTTATTCAGGATAATGAATCTTGTTCTTCCAAAGGAGTACTCCGCGGATTACATTATCAGCTGGCTCCTTATTCGCAGTCGAAGTTAGTACGGGTAATCACCGGACGTGTTCTGGATGTGGCTGTAGATATTCGTGTCGGTTCACCGACGTTCGGAAAATATGTGGCTGTCGAACTTTCGGCAGAGAATAAACGCCAGTTTTTTATCCCTCAGGGCTTTGCTCATGGATTTCATGTGTTGAGCGACGAGGCTGTATTTACATATAAGGTAGATAATCCTTACATGCCAAGCCATGAAAGGGGATTACGCTTTGATGATCCTTCGATAGGGATAGATTGGAAGATCACGGATGCGGAAGCATTAACCTTATCGGAGAAAGACACAAAATCTCCCCTATTGAGCGAAGCAGAAATTAATTATACATATAAATAA
- a CDS encoding D-Ala-D-Ala carboxypeptidase family metallohydrolase: MSNTTHKTMLSEHFSKEELTYSNIAVVNGLDNEPPSAACHALAYLATHLLEPLRRLNNGPIAILSGYRSDAVNRLAGGVATSQHRNGEAADCYIPEGPGRLLEILKKSGLLFDQAILYRKRKFLHISLKERGHNRMQVLFYMLLCLLILLPSCRIRQESVKKGQAIQIDSLVHSLKDSSSLSHKIYTKDSINWNITRMVFSPPDSTGYQYTTEITLLQGNKYHNMIDTIDHTNNSLLEIIHQQTNQSSFSENKEYNQSSSIRIWKIFGVVLIGGCVWWKACCSPSMKIKKD, encoded by the coding sequence ATGAGTAACACAACACATAAAACCATGCTGAGCGAACATTTCAGCAAGGAGGAACTGACTTACAGTAATATAGCGGTAGTAAACGGTTTGGATAACGAACCTCCGTCTGCGGCTTGCCACGCCCTGGCTTATCTTGCCACTCATTTACTGGAACCGTTAAGGCGGTTGAATAATGGTCCTATTGCCATTTTGAGCGGGTATCGCAGTGATGCGGTAAACCGTTTGGCCGGTGGCGTTGCTACTAGTCAACACCGAAACGGGGAGGCTGCCGATTGTTATATACCGGAAGGGCCGGGTCGGTTACTGGAGATACTGAAAAAGTCGGGGTTACTTTTCGATCAAGCTATCCTGTACAGAAAACGAAAGTTTCTGCATATCTCCTTAAAAGAAAGAGGTCATAACCGGATGCAGGTGTTATTTTATATGTTGTTATGTTTACTTATTCTGTTACCCTCTTGCCGGATACGACAGGAAAGTGTAAAAAAGGGACAGGCTATCCAAATAGATTCACTGGTACATTCTCTTAAAGATTCTTCTTCTTTAAGCCATAAAATATACACGAAAGATTCCATAAACTGGAATATAACCCGGATGGTCTTTTCACCACCCGATAGCACTGGTTATCAATATACTACAGAAATAACCTTACTACAAGGCAACAAATATCATAACATGATCGATACGATCGATCATACGAATAATTCATTATTGGAGATAATCCATCAACAAACAAACCAGTCCTCTTTCTCTGAAAATAAGGAATATAATCAGTCATCCTCTATAAGGATCTGGAAAATTTTCGGTGTCGTGTTAATAGGAGGATGTGTGTGGTGGAAGGCTTGTTGTTCCCCTTCAATGAAAATAAAAAAGGATTAG
- a CDS encoding HU family DNA-binding protein — translation MSVKYKLVVKKNLGNDKKDIPEKKYAQIVSGDFVGFDEFVEEVGDSSGVGSAVVKAVLDRMNVILVRHLQHGRRVTVGELGTFRFTIGSPGVTDEKSFDTNLIREPKVRFFPGKALRTIKSQVSFEKLSEKKDEENGGGEDDRPVIE, via the coding sequence ATGAGTGTAAAGTATAAACTGGTGGTTAAAAAGAATTTGGGAAATGATAAGAAGGATATCCCGGAAAAGAAGTATGCACAAATTGTTTCGGGTGATTTTGTGGGATTTGATGAATTTGTGGAGGAGGTAGGCGATAGCTCCGGGGTAGGTAGTGCTGTGGTGAAAGCTGTGTTGGACCGTATGAATGTCATATTAGTGCGTCATCTGCAACATGGACGACGTGTCACTGTCGGGGAATTGGGTACTTTCCGTTTTACTATCGGGTCTCCCGGGGTGACGGACGAAAAATCTTTTGATACAAATCTGATCCGTGAACCTAAGGTTCGCTTTTTCCCGGGGAAAGCACTCCGTACCATTAAAAGCCAGGTCAGCTTTGAGAAGTTGTCTGAAAAGAAGGATGAAGAGAATGGCGGTGGGGAAGACGATAGACCGGTGATAGAGTAG
- a CDS encoding HU family DNA-binding protein: MNKSDLTRKIAEKMSISQKESLRFINIFEDVMVSELAKDNSIILHGFGTLSPWKQSERFGRNPRTGICVLIKSRTSVKFRPGKELLRLLNERK, translated from the coding sequence ATGAACAAATCAGATTTAACACGGAAGATCGCAGAAAAGATGTCAATCTCTCAAAAGGAATCTCTGCGGTTTATAAATATCTTCGAAGATGTAATGGTTAGTGAACTAGCAAAAGATAATTCCATTATCCTGCATGGTTTTGGCACTTTATCCCCTTGGAAACAGAGTGAACGTTTTGGACGTAATCCCCGTACCGGTATTTGTGTTTTGATAAAGTCTCGTACTAGTGTCAAATTCAGGCCTGGTAAAGAGTTGTTGCGATTATTGAATGAACGTAAATAA
- a CDS encoding BACON domain-containing protein, with product MNSGGIKMNKVVFAGLFLLSVCCRCTQSEVVSGDGHKKGEEIEVGFRLNVLTTTMLQTRSDTTVVTRSQTDPGETADKTLQNLWAGQYDSKGDLVAEEYFSSLATQESVNLPLKRIEGICHVWVVANAGNLSGKADSENDLNTLTTSTAFTEEGLPVGNLCVMTGMWSGTITENIDADIQLKRSLAKIKFAYSVGGENFSFIPSTLELCNVPKVMKYTGENAPEQLSGDGNYKNYTVTSPGTSGVHFWYVPENPAGMGTNGGDRATEKTGEGVSYATCIKLSGEAVQDGVTYGNVVFTLYPGAGNNDYNVVRNGFYAIEVTLTGIDFTDKRVTVGSVPEMEDPENLGPEKGATGIFQVTTRPGVSWAFTIPGWLSATVGGKTYESGNRLDFIGPYKVEFNTTTANPRAEVRETSFKVGEKEIKVRQDPSSLEVGAQSVSLAAENGSTGSGTFKATAGLPWSATLETEWGNWLGWNGDAPVSGTEASGTNETLAIKTLSANPSASSRTGTLLIKGGDAISDASYPDLTGSISVTQAGATVTSSKKSYSISPEKADNLSVDFTATSDLPWVASVTTGDDWLTLTSKSGTTTGTSQSVGYKASLNLSSSTRSGKIGVRVGNEAGDIHPGPLADITVEQAGSTFNVTLPSSDINADGGSVNGHIFATEGLSWIIKPENDNGITVSPTSGLGNADLTFSALSNANSARSGNFVASVVSAPSRAINITVSQQAGVVYIITINQSTVDSYVSKLNRNKNYPPFNSDEGILSGTAGSDYKGTSSTYTISTPYTIEIEDTQSTETYVYSTNDAWTHCTVKGEGWRLPTHIELFAMWDKCKGTNNNASDEESNSNTFGAKFLGYWYWSCSVRTDNMNKRCGLNFSNGNIASNKDGITSDKEYVRCVRDLN from the coding sequence ATGAATTCAGGAGGTATAAAGATGAATAAAGTCGTATTTGCCGGTCTTTTTTTGCTGTCTGTGTGTTGCCGTTGTACGCAAAGCGAAGTGGTTAGTGGTGACGGCCATAAAAAAGGGGAAGAGATAGAGGTCGGTTTCCGGTTGAATGTACTGACAACCACCATGCTTCAGACCCGTAGCGATACAACCGTTGTTACCCGGTCGCAGACGGATCCGGGAGAAACCGCTGATAAAACCCTGCAAAACCTTTGGGCGGGACAGTATGATAGTAAAGGGGATCTGGTTGCAGAGGAATATTTTTCTTCTTTAGCAACGCAGGAAAGCGTGAATCTGCCGCTGAAACGGATTGAAGGGATCTGCCATGTATGGGTGGTTGCGAATGCTGGCAATTTATCAGGTAAAGCCGATTCTGAAAACGATTTGAATACATTGACTACCTCCACGGCTTTTACGGAGGAGGGACTGCCTGTCGGTAACCTTTGTGTAATGACCGGCATGTGGTCCGGAACAATCACAGAAAATATTGATGCGGATATCCAGTTGAAGCGTTCACTGGCAAAGATTAAATTCGCTTACTCGGTGGGTGGAGAGAATTTCTCTTTTATACCGTCCACGCTTGAATTATGTAATGTTCCGAAGGTAATGAAATATACCGGAGAGAATGCCCCGGAACAACTGTCGGGTGACGGAAATTACAAAAACTATACCGTTACTTCTCCGGGGACCAGTGGTGTTCATTTCTGGTATGTGCCGGAAAATCCGGCAGGAATGGGAACCAATGGCGGGGATAGAGCAACGGAAAAGACGGGTGAGGGGGTAAGTTATGCTACTTGTATAAAACTAAGCGGTGAAGCTGTACAGGATGGGGTAACTTATGGAAATGTGGTGTTTACCTTGTATCCCGGTGCGGGAAATAATGACTATAATGTTGTCCGGAACGGTTTTTATGCCATTGAAGTAACGCTGACGGGTATAGATTTTACGGATAAACGGGTGACAGTGGGGAGTGTACCGGAGATGGAAGACCCGGAGAATTTGGGACCGGAAAAAGGGGCTACAGGTATCTTTCAGGTAACTACCCGTCCGGGGGTATCCTGGGCTTTTACTATCCCCGGCTGGTTATCTGCCACTGTGGGAGGAAAAACGTATGAATCGGGAAACCGGCTGGATTTTATCGGTCCCTATAAAGTAGAGTTTAATACGACGACAGCTAATCCTCGTGCCGAAGTACGGGAGACTTCTTTTAAGGTAGGAGAGAAAGAAATAAAGGTAAGGCAAGATCCGTCTTCTTTAGAGGTTGGGGCACAGTCTGTATCGTTGGCGGCTGAAAATGGTTCTACCGGAAGTGGAACATTTAAGGCGACAGCTGGATTGCCGTGGTCGGCTACTTTGGAAACTGAATGGGGTAACTGGTTAGGATGGAATGGAGACGCTCCGGTATCGGGAACGGAGGCTTCAGGTACGAATGAAACATTGGCAATTAAAACTTTATCTGCTAATCCGTCTGCCTCTTCCCGTACAGGAACCTTACTTATAAAAGGAGGAGATGCAATCAGTGATGCAAGTTATCCGGACTTAACCGGAAGCATATCTGTCACGCAGGCAGGAGCTACTGTTACTTCTTCCAAAAAATCATATAGTATAAGTCCGGAAAAAGCGGACAACTTATCCGTGGACTTTACGGCAACATCCGATTTACCCTGGGTAGCCTCAGTAACAACAGGTGATGATTGGCTGACATTAACGTCAAAGAGCGGAACGACTACAGGAACTTCACAATCTGTTGGATATAAAGCATCTCTTAATTTATCGTCATCTACACGTTCCGGGAAGATCGGTGTACGTGTAGGAAATGAAGCCGGAGATATTCATCCGGGACCATTGGCAGATATAACGGTTGAACAGGCTGGGTCTACCTTTAACGTAACACTACCTTCTTCAGATATAAATGCTGATGGAGGCTCTGTTAATGGTCATATTTTTGCGACTGAGGGGTTGTCTTGGATTATTAAGCCGGAGAATGATAATGGTATAACTGTAAGTCCAACGAGTGGTCTAGGAAATGCTGATTTGACTTTTAGTGCTCTTAGCAATGCAAATTCTGCTCGCTCAGGAAATTTTGTTGCATCCGTGGTTTCTGCTCCTTCTCGAGCTATTAATATTACTGTATCACAGCAAGCTGGTGTTGTCTATATAATTACTATCAATCAATCAACAGTAGATAGCTATGTTAGTAAATTGAACAGAAATAAGAATTATCCACCATTCAATAGTGATGAAGGTATACTTTCTGGTACAGCAGGGAGTGATTATAAAGGCACATCATCTACATATACAATCTCTACTCCCTACACAATAGAGATAGAAGATACTCAAAGCACTGAAACGTATGTTTATAGTACAAATGATGCTTGGACGCATTGTACAGTGAAAGGAGAAGGTTGGCGTTTACCAACCCATATTGAGTTATTTGCCATGTGGGATAAATGTAAAGGTACTAATAATAATGCTAGTGATGAAGAGTCAAACTCTAATACATTTGGTGCTAAATTTCTTGGTTATTGGTATTGGAGTTGTTCTGTTCGTACAGATAATATGAACAAACGGTGTGGACTTAATTTTAGTAATGGAAATATTGCAAGTAACAAAGATGGAATAACAAGTGATAAAGAATATGTACGTTGTGTACGTGATTTGAATTAA